In one Dermacentor albipictus isolate Rhodes 1998 colony chromosome 4, USDA_Dalb.pri_finalv2, whole genome shotgun sequence genomic region, the following are encoded:
- the LOC135899533 gene encoding acetylcholinesterase-like isoform X1, whose translation MESSSDSDHRAIITSGAAPRKTYNIVAATTALVVFGFLAYALTQIMVKLSANKHRNLNIYYASGLVHGGTLLSVMDRGVVQYLNLRYAQVPQRFGLAEPYEAKVTGDEMQDHPQPCARGAYNAFPSHPFPLSEQFEDCLFLNVWTPLRGKGEEDTSPKPVVVVLVGGNFMSGGSGDYDLFDGSVMASLWNQVIVIPNYRVGMLGFYTMPGDNTTRGAGIADQVLVLDWVRTHISSYGGDPKKVTLLGHEAGATAVGLHLLSPTSSALFNRAILLSGSPYRPMPKHADSIIRDISHELLCSDEVEAPGSDEHITSCLKMKSVQSLLEHQRSATLGGAVAAFNPSLSGTVVDMYRRSPQVEYGEAGSALFESGKDVLVGTTDNEGSAYTSALLSFFGVEHETDIDRGTASHILEAYLRHHNIRIDERTLETFLQRNDTSSTVGALARAIGDFTVHCPVKRFVESYTRSGQRRPGGPNVYAYYFRHVPNFRWWPHWMGSPQMLDWLYLSGNLQSLRSEKINIADTEILLSKNLASLLSCFALTGNPQKCSHSPSAHWMKTTNSNVRTLVVENATTLVMRDGLPFGEACQKWDAVHANHSAAATRTRDSVEHVLNATRIQLQRMQPEGKDGASNQTRRGGIQPLAITRLSVSRHRVPTWAKYLAGFIRENYLERLNWTNIDTSARDSASDGGAA comes from the exons ATGGAGAGCTCTAGCGATTCCGACCACCGGGCAATCATCACTTCCGGTGCAGCTCCTCGCAAGACCTACAACATTGTCG CAGCAACGACGGCTCTGGTTGTCTTCGGCTTCCTTGCGTACGCACTCACTCAAATCATGGTGAAGCTGAGCGCGAACAAGCACAGAAACCTGAACATCTACTACGCGTCTGGGCTTGTGCACGGCGGCACGCTCCTCAGCGTCATGGACCGGGGCGTGGTGCAGTACCTAAACCTGCGCTATGCCCAG GTACCGCAGCGCTTCGGCCTGGCTGAGCCGTACGAGGCCAAAGTGACCGGTGACGAGATGCAGGACCACCCGCAGCCCTGCGCCCGTGGCGCGTACAATGCGTTCCCGTCGCACCCGTTTCCTTTGTCGGAGCAGTTCGAGGACTGCCTCTTCCTCAACGTTTGGACTCCGCTCAGGGGAAAAGGCGAAGAGGACACCTCGCCGAAGCCCGTTGTGGTCGTTCTCGTGGGCGGCAACTTTATGTCCGGCGGAAGCGGCGACTACGATTTGTTCGACGGATCGGTCATGGCCTCCCTTTGGAATCAG GTGATTGTTATTCCGAACTATCGCGTCGGCATGCTCGGTTTCTACACGATGCCTGGCGATAACACCACCCGAGGCGCTGGCATCGCCGACCAGGTCCTGGTGCTCGACTGGGTGCGCACGCACATCTCGTCGTACGGCGGCGACCCGAAGAAGGTCACTCTCCTGGGCCACGAGGCCGGCGCGACCGCAGTGGGCCTGCACCTCCTGTCCCCGACCAGCTCGGCGCTCTTCAACCGTGCAATACTGCTGAGCGGCTCGCCGTACCGTCCCATGCCCAAGCATGCCGACAGCATCATACGCGACATTTCTCACGAGCTTCTCTGCAGCGACGAAGTTGAGGCGCCCGGATCCGACGAGCACATCACCAGCTGTCTAAAGATGAAGTCGGTGCAAAGCCTGCTCGAGCACCAGCGATCGGCCACGCTTGGCGGTGCTGTGGCAGCGTTCAACCCTTCGCTCAGCGGAACTGTAGTTGACATGTACCGGAGATCCCCGCAGGTTGAATACGGCGAAGCGGGTAGCGCTCTCTTCGAGAGCGGCAAGGACGTTCTAGTCGGCACAACAGACAATGAGGGCAGTGCGTACACCAGCGCCCTGCTCAGCTTCTTCGGTGTCGAGCATGAGACCGACATCGACAGAGGGACGGCATCGCACATCCTGGAGGCCTACCTGAGGCACCACAACATCAGAATCGACGAGCGAACTCTGGAGACGTTCCTGCAGCGCAATGACACCAGCAGCACTGTCGGTGCCCTCGCGCGCGCTATTGGCGACTTTACGGTGCACTGCCCGGTGAAGCGATTCGTAGAGAGCTACACGCGAAGCGGACAGCGGCGGCCAGGCGGCCCCAACGTCTACGCGTACTATTTCCGGCACGTTCCAAACTTCCGCTGGTGGCCGCACTGGATGGGCTCGCCCCAAATGCTCGACTGGCTCTACCTGTCGGGAAATCTGCAGAGTCTGCGTTCGGAGAAGATAAACATCGCGGACACGGAAATTCTCCTCTCCAAGAATCTCGCCAGCTTGTTGTCCTGCTTCGCATTGACAGG TAATCCACAGAAATGCTCCCATTCGCCGTCTGCCCACTGGATGAAGACGACCAACAGCAACGTACGCACCTTGGTTGTGGAAAATGCCACCACACTGGTGATGCGGGACGGTTTGCCGTTCGGCGAAGCCTGCCAAAAGTGGGACGCGGTTCATGCGAATCACTCTGCTGCTGCCACGAGGACTAGGGATTCCGTGGAACACGTCCTGAATGCCACCCGGATACAGCTGCAGCGAATGCAG CCAGAGGGCAAAGACGGGGCGAGCAATCAGACCCGCCGAGGAGGGATTCAGCCGCTGGCAATCACTCGCCTTTCCGTCAGCCGACACCGAGTCCCTACGTGGGCGAAGTACCTCGCCGGCTTTATCAGGGAAAACTATTTGGAACGCTTGAACTGGACCAATATTGACACGAGTGCCAGGGACAGTGCTTCTGATGGAGGCGCCGCGTAG
- the LOC135899533 gene encoding acetylcholinesterase-like isoform X2, translated as MESSSDSDHRAIITSGAAPRKTYNIVAATTALVVFGFLAYALTQIMVKLSANKHRNLNIYYASGLVHGGTLLSVMDRGVVQYLNLRYAQVPQRFGLAEPYEAKVTGDEMQDHPQPCARGAYNAFPSHPFPLSEQFEDCLFLNVWTPLRGKGEEDTSPKPVVVVLVGGNFMSGGSGDYDLFDGSVMASLWNQVIVIPNYRVGMLGFYTMPGDNTTRGAGIADQVLVLDWVRTHISSYGGDPKKVTLLGHEAGATAVGLHLLSPTSSALFNRAILLSGSPYRPMPKHADSIIRDISHELLCSDEVEAPGSDEHITSCLKMKSVQSLLEHQRSATLGGAVAAFNPSLSGTVVDMYRRSPQVEYGEAGSALFESGKDVLVGTTDNEGSAYTSALLSFFGVEHETDIDRGTASHILEAYLRHHNIRIDERTLETFLQRNDTSSTVGALARAIGDFTVHCPVKRFVESYTRSGQRRPGGPNVYAYYFRHVPNFRWWPHWMGSPQMLDWLYLSGNLQSLRSEKINIADTEILLSKNLASLLSCFALTGNPQKCSHSPSAHWMKTTNSNVRTLVVENATTLVMRDGLPFGEACQKWDAVHANHSAAATRTRDSVEHVLNATRIQLQRMQRAKTGRAIRPAEEGFSRWQSLAFPSADTESLRGRSTSPALSGKTIWNA; from the exons ATGGAGAGCTCTAGCGATTCCGACCACCGGGCAATCATCACTTCCGGTGCAGCTCCTCGCAAGACCTACAACATTGTCG CAGCAACGACGGCTCTGGTTGTCTTCGGCTTCCTTGCGTACGCACTCACTCAAATCATGGTGAAGCTGAGCGCGAACAAGCACAGAAACCTGAACATCTACTACGCGTCTGGGCTTGTGCACGGCGGCACGCTCCTCAGCGTCATGGACCGGGGCGTGGTGCAGTACCTAAACCTGCGCTATGCCCAG GTACCGCAGCGCTTCGGCCTGGCTGAGCCGTACGAGGCCAAAGTGACCGGTGACGAGATGCAGGACCACCCGCAGCCCTGCGCCCGTGGCGCGTACAATGCGTTCCCGTCGCACCCGTTTCCTTTGTCGGAGCAGTTCGAGGACTGCCTCTTCCTCAACGTTTGGACTCCGCTCAGGGGAAAAGGCGAAGAGGACACCTCGCCGAAGCCCGTTGTGGTCGTTCTCGTGGGCGGCAACTTTATGTCCGGCGGAAGCGGCGACTACGATTTGTTCGACGGATCGGTCATGGCCTCCCTTTGGAATCAG GTGATTGTTATTCCGAACTATCGCGTCGGCATGCTCGGTTTCTACACGATGCCTGGCGATAACACCACCCGAGGCGCTGGCATCGCCGACCAGGTCCTGGTGCTCGACTGGGTGCGCACGCACATCTCGTCGTACGGCGGCGACCCGAAGAAGGTCACTCTCCTGGGCCACGAGGCCGGCGCGACCGCAGTGGGCCTGCACCTCCTGTCCCCGACCAGCTCGGCGCTCTTCAACCGTGCAATACTGCTGAGCGGCTCGCCGTACCGTCCCATGCCCAAGCATGCCGACAGCATCATACGCGACATTTCTCACGAGCTTCTCTGCAGCGACGAAGTTGAGGCGCCCGGATCCGACGAGCACATCACCAGCTGTCTAAAGATGAAGTCGGTGCAAAGCCTGCTCGAGCACCAGCGATCGGCCACGCTTGGCGGTGCTGTGGCAGCGTTCAACCCTTCGCTCAGCGGAACTGTAGTTGACATGTACCGGAGATCCCCGCAGGTTGAATACGGCGAAGCGGGTAGCGCTCTCTTCGAGAGCGGCAAGGACGTTCTAGTCGGCACAACAGACAATGAGGGCAGTGCGTACACCAGCGCCCTGCTCAGCTTCTTCGGTGTCGAGCATGAGACCGACATCGACAGAGGGACGGCATCGCACATCCTGGAGGCCTACCTGAGGCACCACAACATCAGAATCGACGAGCGAACTCTGGAGACGTTCCTGCAGCGCAATGACACCAGCAGCACTGTCGGTGCCCTCGCGCGCGCTATTGGCGACTTTACGGTGCACTGCCCGGTGAAGCGATTCGTAGAGAGCTACACGCGAAGCGGACAGCGGCGGCCAGGCGGCCCCAACGTCTACGCGTACTATTTCCGGCACGTTCCAAACTTCCGCTGGTGGCCGCACTGGATGGGCTCGCCCCAAATGCTCGACTGGCTCTACCTGTCGGGAAATCTGCAGAGTCTGCGTTCGGAGAAGATAAACATCGCGGACACGGAAATTCTCCTCTCCAAGAATCTCGCCAGCTTGTTGTCCTGCTTCGCATTGACAGG TAATCCACAGAAATGCTCCCATTCGCCGTCTGCCCACTGGATGAAGACGACCAACAGCAACGTACGCACCTTGGTTGTGGAAAATGCCACCACACTGGTGATGCGGGACGGTTTGCCGTTCGGCGAAGCCTGCCAAAAGTGGGACGCGGTTCATGCGAATCACTCTGCTGCTGCCACGAGGACTAGGGATTCCGTGGAACACGTCCTGAATGCCACCCGGATACAGCTGCAGCGAATGCAG AGGGCAAAGACGGGGCGAGCAATCAGACCCGCCGAGGAGGGATTCAGCCGCTGGCAATCACTCGCCTTTCCGTCAGCCGACACCGAGTCCCTACGTGGGCGAAGTACCTCGCCGGCTTTATCAGGGAAAACTATTTGGAACGCTTGA